A genome region from Streptomyces pratensis includes the following:
- a CDS encoding MarR family winged helix-turn-helix transcriptional regulator — protein sequence MPTSEAAAIAAELRTAMGKLTRRVKHEDRIPLGQVAVLGALDRDGAMTTSDLAADQRVRPQSMARAVGLLMEQDLITRRAHPTDGRKSLVELTDEGRAALEAERGRRAGWLAQAIEAELTDEERALLAQSAALLDRLATR from the coding sequence ATGCCCACCTCGGAAGCCGCCGCCATCGCCGCCGAACTGCGTACCGCGATGGGCAAGCTCACCCGGCGTGTCAAACACGAGGACCGCATCCCGCTGGGCCAGGTCGCCGTGCTCGGCGCTCTCGACCGCGACGGCGCCATGACCACCAGTGACCTCGCCGCCGATCAACGCGTACGCCCTCAGTCGATGGCCCGGGCGGTTGGGCTGCTCATGGAGCAGGACCTGATCACGCGTCGGGCGCACCCGACGGACGGCCGCAAGTCGCTGGTCGAGCTGACGGACGAGGGCCGGGCCGCGCTCGAGGCGGAGCGTGGCCGCAGGGCCGGTTGGCTGGCGCAGGCGATCGAGGCCGAACTGACGGATGAGGAGCGGGCGTTGCTGGCGCAGAGTGCCGCCCTGCTGGATCGGCTCGCCACGCGCTAG
- a CDS encoding VOC family protein produces the protein MSHTQQQDPHESQQGVDVVQLDHHAVYATDRGLSAEFIAAVLGLEVGAPFGPFLPVDLGNGVTLDYYELRDEPVQSQHYAFLVPDQQFDSMIARLQMLDVTYYADPRHSEPGRINRLFGGRGAYFKDPDGHNMEIMTRPYARPR, from the coding sequence ATGTCCCACACGCAGCAGCAGGACCCACACGAAAGCCAGCAGGGCGTCGACGTGGTCCAGCTGGACCACCACGCCGTATACGCCACGGACCGCGGTCTGTCGGCCGAGTTCATCGCCGCGGTCCTCGGTCTGGAGGTCGGTGCCCCCTTCGGGCCGTTCCTTCCCGTCGACCTCGGCAACGGCGTGACCCTCGACTACTACGAACTGCGGGACGAGCCTGTGCAGTCGCAGCACTACGCCTTCCTCGTCCCCGACCAGCAGTTCGACTCCATGATCGCCCGGCTCCAGATGCTCGATGTCACCTACTACGCCGACCCGCGTCACTCCGAACCCGGCCGGATAAACCGCCTCTTCGGGGGGCGCGGTGCCTACTTCAAGGATCCGGACGGCCACAACATGGAGATCATGACCCGGCCCTACGCCCGGCCGAGGTAG
- a CDS encoding N-formylglutamate amidohydrolase, producing the protein MTPEPQPFQLVPGAAGSPVLLHVPHSSRVVPEHVRDGMVLDDEALEAELDHITDSHTADLAARATEACAVAPWRFVNGLSRLVVDPERFPDEREEMLAAGMGAVYTRTTHREPLRPPGTDPEPLLDRYFHPYARAMTAAVDERLAVAGRAVVIDVHSYPATALPYELHGAGLRPPICLGTDGFHTPPGLLARAEAAFSGFGGTGLNSPFPGTYVPLKHYGTDRRVTALMIEIRRDLYMTEPGGPAGPGLDALASALAVLVDGLMDA; encoded by the coding sequence GTGACACCCGAGCCTCAACCGTTCCAGCTCGTTCCCGGCGCCGCTGGGTCGCCTGTGCTGCTGCACGTCCCGCACTCATCCCGAGTCGTCCCGGAGCACGTACGCGACGGCATGGTGCTCGACGACGAGGCACTGGAGGCCGAACTCGACCACATCACGGACTCCCACACGGCCGATCTGGCCGCCCGCGCCACCGAGGCCTGCGCGGTGGCCCCATGGCGCTTCGTCAACGGCCTCTCACGGCTGGTCGTCGACCCCGAGAGGTTCCCCGACGAACGGGAGGAGATGCTGGCCGCCGGCATGGGCGCGGTCTACACCCGCACCACGCACCGGGAGCCGCTCCGCCCGCCCGGCACGGATCCGGAGCCACTGCTCGACCGTTACTTCCACCCGTACGCGCGGGCGATGACCGCGGCCGTCGACGAGCGGCTCGCCGTCGCGGGACGGGCCGTCGTGATCGACGTCCACTCCTACCCGGCCACCGCACTTCCGTACGAACTGCACGGCGCCGGGCTGCGCCCGCCGATCTGCCTGGGCACCGACGGCTTCCACACCCCGCCCGGACTCCTGGCCCGGGCGGAGGCGGCATTCTCCGGATTCGGCGGCACGGGGCTGAACAGCCCCTTCCCCGGTACGTACGTGCCGTTGAAGCACTACGGAACGGACCGGCGGGTCACCGCGCTGATGATCGAGATCCGGCGCGACCTGTACATGACCGAGCCGGGCGGCCCCGCCGGGCCGGGGCTCGACGCGCTCGCCTCGGCGCTGGCCGTGCTGGTGGACGGTCTCATGGACGCGTGA
- a CDS encoding TetR/AcrR family transcriptional regulator has protein sequence MGTQMSAEPAGLREIKKRETRRLISDQATRLFIEQGFERTTIAEIAEAARVAKKTVTNYFARKEDLALDHQEEFTAGLARTVAGRAEGESALAALRRAFLASVTAQDPVAGFAGPEFARMIADSPTLSTCLRGLHDRREDALACVLAEATGTPADDITPCTAAALLGGVHRVLFRRIQELTLAGSGNPEIAAVLAEEAAVAFDLLEPALAGYATA, from the coding sequence ATGGGTACCCAGATGAGCGCCGAACCGGCGGGCCTCCGCGAGATCAAGAAGCGTGAGACGCGCCGACTGATCTCCGACCAGGCGACCAGGCTCTTCATCGAGCAGGGCTTCGAACGGACGACGATCGCCGAGATCGCGGAAGCCGCCCGTGTCGCGAAGAAGACGGTGACCAACTACTTCGCGCGCAAAGAGGACTTGGCACTGGACCACCAGGAGGAGTTCACCGCGGGCCTCGCTCGTACGGTCGCCGGACGCGCCGAAGGTGAATCCGCTCTCGCGGCGCTCCGCCGCGCCTTCCTGGCCTCCGTCACGGCGCAGGACCCGGTGGCGGGATTCGCCGGACCCGAGTTCGCCCGGATGATCGCCGACAGCCCCACGCTCTCGACGTGCCTGCGCGGACTCCACGACCGCCGCGAGGACGCCCTTGCGTGCGTGCTCGCCGAGGCGACCGGCACACCGGCCGACGACATCACCCCGTGCACGGCCGCCGCACTGCTGGGAGGGGTCCATCGCGTCCTGTTCCGGCGCATCCAGGAACTGACGCTCGCGGGCAGCGGGAACCCCGAGATCGCGGCGGTCCTGGCGGAAGAGGCCGCCGTCGCCTTCGATCTGCTGGAACCGGCTCTCGCCGGTTACGCGACGGCCTGA
- a CDS encoding septum formation family protein, with protein MFFGVTSRSARGISAAVALLAIGAVGCADAIDSAKDGAKKVVRQRSVFSLTPGDCYNPNSAATESEEFSVEIVPCDEAHKGQVVGEFAIEGKSEYPGDSGATKIADERCPVESQKFVTDTWALPEGVDLFYYYPTSESWATGDRAVSCSYSKESGTFSGSLKDESLNADQLTYLKGSNAVYEALWSNQPEADQIEDDLAGYKKQAKAVSSALKTHLTALEGVAQPETTKLRTQLEETAEAWKDAASAGSTDDFYVAYDLAFTGIDPSKTVAARKELKLATTVPADDAEVWVG; from the coding sequence ATGTTCTTCGGTGTCACGTCCCGTTCCGCTCGCGGCATATCCGCAGCTGTAGCCCTTCTCGCGATCGGCGCGGTGGGCTGCGCCGACGCCATCGACAGCGCCAAGGACGGCGCCAAGAAGGTGGTGCGCCAGCGGTCGGTCTTCTCGCTCACCCCGGGCGACTGCTACAACCCGAACAGCGCGGCGACCGAGAGCGAGGAGTTCAGCGTCGAGATCGTGCCGTGCGACGAAGCGCACAAGGGGCAGGTCGTCGGCGAGTTCGCCATCGAGGGCAAGTCGGAGTACCCCGGTGACTCAGGGGCCACGAAGATCGCCGACGAGCGGTGCCCGGTGGAGTCACAGAAGTTCGTCACCGACACCTGGGCCTTGCCCGAGGGCGTAGACCTCTTCTACTACTACCCCACCAGCGAGAGCTGGGCGACCGGCGACCGTGCCGTGAGCTGCTCGTACTCCAAGGAATCGGGCACGTTCTCCGGCTCGCTCAAGGACGAGTCGCTGAACGCCGACCAGCTCACGTACCTGAAGGGCTCGAACGCCGTCTACGAGGCGCTGTGGAGCAACCAGCCCGAGGCGGACCAGATCGAGGACGACCTGGCGGGATACAAGAAGCAGGCCAAGGCTGTCTCCTCGGCGCTGAAGACGCATCTGACGGCCCTGGAGGGTGTGGCGCAGCCGGAGACCACCAAGCTCCGCACGCAGCTCGAGGAGACCGCCGAGGCGTGGAAGGACGCCGCCTCGGCCGGCAGCACCGACGACTTCTACGTCGCCTACGACCTGGCCTTCACCGGCATCGACCCGAGCAAGACGGTCGCCGCCCGCAAGGAGTTGAAGCTCGCCACCACCGTGCCGGCGGACGACGCCGAGGTCTGGGTGGGCTGA
- a CDS encoding VOC family protein, which yields MQITTSTVSLTVEDVSASKAFFITHLGYQETAATDDFAALVRADAAVDIVLLRRGTEVLPAAQRDRHAAGLILAFTLTGLEAEEKRLRDEGVEITMPLREEPWGERLFQITDPNGVVIQFVEWAAAPDTEHA from the coding sequence ATGCAGATCACCACCTCCACCGTCTCTCTCACCGTCGAGGACGTCTCCGCGTCCAAGGCCTTCTTCATCACTCACCTCGGGTACCAGGAGACCGCCGCGACCGACGACTTCGCCGCCCTCGTCCGGGCGGACGCCGCCGTCGACATCGTTCTTCTGCGCCGCGGCACAGAGGTCCTGCCTGCCGCGCAGCGCGACCGGCATGCCGCCGGGCTCATCCTCGCCTTCACCCTGACCGGCCTGGAGGCGGAGGAGAAGCGGCTGCGTGACGAAGGGGTCGAGATCACGATGCCGCTGCGCGAAGAGCCCTGGGGCGAGCGCCTGTTCCAGATCACCGACCCCAACGGGGTCGTCATCCAGTTCGTCGAATGGGCCGCAGCGCCGGATACGGAACACGCATGA
- a CDS encoding DUF1772 domain-containing protein, translated as MRTLQTAALITSTTGAALMAGLFCAFAYAVMPGLSRADDRGFVRTMQHINRAIINGWFLTPFLLPLPLLVLATVLAVKGHSPGALPWIIAALVLYGVAFLVTGTQNVPLNDALDKVPLDTAPDLLRDARAAFEDRWVRWNTVRAVLHTASLGALLWALYLHGTAARELSS; from the coding sequence ATGAGAACACTGCAGACCGCCGCACTCATCACCTCGACCACGGGAGCCGCCCTGATGGCAGGGCTGTTCTGCGCCTTCGCGTACGCGGTCATGCCGGGGCTGTCCCGTGCCGACGACCGGGGCTTCGTCCGGACCATGCAGCACATCAACCGGGCCATCATCAACGGCTGGTTCCTCACGCCCTTCCTGCTCCCCCTGCCGCTGCTCGTGCTGGCGACGGTCCTGGCCGTGAAGGGGCACAGCCCCGGAGCCCTGCCGTGGATCATCGCGGCGCTGGTGCTGTACGGGGTGGCGTTCCTCGTCACCGGAACACAGAACGTCCCGCTCAACGACGCGCTCGACAAGGTGCCGCTCGACACGGCTCCCGACCTGCTGCGGGACGCGCGTGCCGCGTTCGAGGACCGCTGGGTCAGGTGGAACACCGTCCGCGCCGTCCTCCACACGGCGTCCCTCGGCGCACTGCTCTGGGCGCTGTACCTCCATGGCACGGCCGCCCGGGAGTTGAGCTCGTAG